In Mastigocladopsis repens PCC 10914, a single window of DNA contains:
- a CDS encoding photosystem I assembly protein Ycf3, producing MPRIQRKDNFIDKTFTVMADIILKVLPADKQAKEAFAYYRDGMSAQAEGEYAEALENYKEALTLEEDPNDRSYILYNMGLIYASNGEHEQALELYHQALECNPRLPQALNNIAVIYHYQGEKAKEAGDDQLGEALFDKAADYWITAIRLAPNNYIEAQNWLKTTGRSQIDILL from the coding sequence ATGCCAAGAATTCAAAGAAAAGATAACTTTATTGACAAAACCTTTACGGTCATGGCGGATATAATCCTCAAGGTTCTGCCAGCCGATAAACAAGCCAAAGAAGCTTTTGCTTATTACCGAGATGGTATGTCAGCGCAGGCAGAGGGAGAATACGCCGAAGCTTTAGAAAACTACAAAGAAGCCCTAACACTAGAAGAAGACCCCAACGATCGCAGCTATATCCTATACAATATGGGGTTAATTTATGCTAGCAACGGCGAACACGAACAAGCTCTAGAGTTATATCACCAGGCTCTTGAGTGCAACCCACGCCTACCCCAAGCCTTGAACAACATCGCGGTCATTTACCACTATCAGGGAGAAAAAGCCAAGGAAGCAGGAGACGACCAATTGGGAGAAGCACTGTTCGACAAAGCCGCCGATTATTGGATTACAGCTATTCGCCTAGCTCCCAATAACTACATCGAAGCTCAAAACTGGCTGAAAACTACTGGGCGTTCTCAAATTGACATATTGTTGTAG
- a CDS encoding SOS response-associated peptidase, with translation MCGRFTLSQTPEAISQTFQIEKVPDLEPQYNIAPTQMVTAVLCNPESAHREFQKLRWGLIPSWAKDPGMGAKLFNARAETVAEKPAFRSAFKRRRCLVVADGFYEWQHQEGKKQPFYFCLQNGKPFGFAGLWEQWQSPAGEEIASCTILTTQANELLQPIHERMPVILQQQDYDVWLDPQVQTPERLQQLLYPYPSEAMTAYPVSTVVNSPKHNSPDCIQPVLSP, from the coding sequence ATGTGTGGAAGATTTACTTTGAGCCAAACACCAGAAGCGATATCCCAAACCTTCCAGATTGAAAAAGTCCCCGACCTAGAGCCGCAATATAACATTGCTCCTACGCAAATGGTGACAGCAGTATTGTGTAACCCAGAAAGCGCGCACCGTGAATTTCAAAAGTTACGCTGGGGATTAATACCTTCTTGGGCAAAAGATCCAGGAATGGGGGCGAAGCTCTTCAACGCTAGGGCAGAAACAGTAGCAGAAAAACCTGCTTTCCGTTCTGCATTCAAGCGCAGGCGCTGTTTGGTGGTGGCGGATGGCTTTTACGAGTGGCAGCATCAAGAAGGCAAAAAACAACCATTTTATTTTTGTCTCCAGAATGGAAAACCCTTTGGTTTTGCAGGGTTGTGGGAGCAATGGCAATCGCCCGCAGGAGAAGAAATCGCATCGTGTACAATTTTGACCACGCAAGCCAACGAATTACTGCAACCGATCCACGAGCGTATGCCAGTGATTCTTCAACAGCAGGATTACGATGTGTGGTTAGATCCCCAAGTGCAAACACCCGAACGACTACAGCAGCTGTTGTACCCCTACCCATCAGAAGCGATGACAGCTTACCCAGTCAGCACAGTCGTCAACAGCCCTAAGCACAACAGTCCAGATTGTATTCAACCAGTCCTGAGTCCATAG
- a CDS encoding glutathione S-transferase family protein, which produces METLRLYDFLPSGNGYKIRLLLTQIGMPFERVEVNITKDESRTPDFLSKNPNGKIPVLEVEPGKYLAESNAIMVYLSEGTEFLPYDRFLRAQVLQWLFFEQYSHEPYIATSRFWISILGKAKEYHEAIEQKREPGYAALRVMEKHLSDRIFFVGERYTIADICLFAYTHVAHEGGFDLTQFSAIQSWIERVKAQTSYISITEEIKP; this is translated from the coding sequence ATGGAAACCCTGCGTCTGTATGATTTTTTACCCTCAGGCAATGGCTACAAAATTCGTCTTTTATTGACACAAATTGGTATGCCATTTGAGAGAGTAGAGGTTAATATCACCAAAGATGAGTCTCGAACGCCAGACTTTTTAAGTAAAAATCCAAACGGAAAAATTCCCGTTTTGGAAGTGGAACCAGGGAAATATCTAGCAGAATCAAATGCCATTATGGTGTATCTAAGTGAAGGGACAGAATTTTTACCGTATGACCGCTTTTTACGAGCGCAAGTCCTACAATGGTTATTTTTTGAACAGTACAGCCATGAGCCTTATATTGCTACATCGAGATTTTGGATTTCTATTCTAGGTAAGGCGAAGGAATATCATGAAGCAATAGAGCAAAAACGTGAACCTGGTTACGCCGCTCTTAGGGTGATGGAAAAACATTTATCTGACCGCATTTTTTTCGTTGGGGAGCGTTATACAATTGCGGATATTTGTTTATTTGCTTACACTCATGTCGCTCATGAAGGTGGATTTGATTTGACACAATTTTCTGCTATCCAATCTTGGATAGAAAGAGTGAAAGCACAGACTAGCTATATCAGTATTACAGAAGAAATAAAGCCTTGA
- a CDS encoding DUF167 domain-containing protein translates to MQKKVKVKPNSKIQKIEEETDGSLTVHLKSPPVDGKANEELIKLLAKKFDVPKSNITIKSGLSSRQKLVEIDTE, encoded by the coding sequence ATGCAAAAAAAAGTTAAAGTTAAACCTAATTCAAAAATTCAAAAGATTGAGGAAGAAACTGACGGCAGTCTTACGGTACATTTAAAATCCCCTCCTGTAGATGGTAAGGCTAATGAAGAGTTAATTAAACTACTCGCTAAAAAATTTGACGTGCCAAAATCTAATATCACAATTAAATCTGGTTTATCTTCTCGGCAAAAGCTTGTTGAGATTGACACAGAGTAA
- a CDS encoding ribosomal maturation YjgA family protein, protein MLSKPNQSFYIIPSLLIVIAMGFFFKYYTGLAHKWLNDYGAAVFYEIFWCLFAFLFFRSRAAVRQIPLWVFIITCILEFLQLWHPPLLEEFRTTLIGKWLIGTTFAWWDFPHYVLGCLLGWLWLRQLHGKGYAKKS, encoded by the coding sequence ATGCTATCAAAACCAAATCAAAGCTTTTATATCATCCCCTCCCTGCTCATCGTTATAGCGATGGGCTTTTTCTTTAAGTACTACACTGGTCTTGCCCACAAGTGGTTGAATGATTACGGAGCCGCTGTCTTCTACGAAATATTTTGGTGCTTGTTTGCATTTCTGTTTTTTAGAAGTCGCGCAGCAGTGAGGCAAATTCCTTTATGGGTCTTTATCATCACCTGCATACTGGAATTCTTGCAATTGTGGCATCCCCCTTTACTGGAGGAATTTCGCACTACGTTAATAGGTAAATGGTTAATTGGTACCACCTTTGCTTGGTGGGATTTTCCTCATTATGTGTTGGGTTGTCTTTTAGGGTGGTTGTGGTTGCGACAATTACACGGAAAAGGTTATGCAAAAAAAAGTTAA
- a CDS encoding DUF2231 domain-containing protein, with the protein METTERASTPFPNLPPVIESDDREYHDTGVPSTVAIAGHPLHPLSVIFPIAFLAAALGSDFGYFLTRDFFWARASMWLIGLGLAAGVVAALIGMSDFLQIERVRKRSAGWAHMILNVSILVLTLVNFILRLGDPASAILPWGLIISLIVGTLTSASGWFGAELSYRHKIGVVGAGSRRYP; encoded by the coding sequence ATGGAAACTACAGAGAGAGCTTCGACACCGTTCCCAAATCTCCCACCAGTTATTGAGAGTGATGATAGAGAGTATCACGATACTGGTGTACCTAGCACAGTTGCGATCGCAGGGCATCCCTTACACCCCCTGAGTGTCATCTTTCCTATTGCCTTTTTAGCCGCCGCCTTAGGGAGTGACTTCGGCTACTTCTTAACTCGTGATTTCTTTTGGGCAAGAGCCTCAATGTGGTTAATCGGACTCGGATTAGCAGCAGGCGTGGTAGCAGCGCTGATTGGTATGAGCGACTTTTTGCAAATTGAACGAGTCCGCAAGCGCTCCGCTGGCTGGGCGCACATGATTCTTAACGTGAGTATCCTAGTCTTGACACTTGTTAACTTCATCCTGCGTCTGGGCGACCCTGCCTCAGCCATATTACCTTGGGGACTTATAATCTCACTCATTGTTGGTACGCTGACTAGTGCTTCTGGCTGGTTCGGTGCCGAACTATCCTATCGGCACAAAATTGGTGTGGTGGGTGCTGGTAGCAGAAGATATCCGTGA
- a CDS encoding LmeA family phospholipid-binding protein translates to MPENQGLGQQALNKAAEIGLSSQLDEVENLDVEVKTDPLKLVQGQVDAVTIEGEGLVMQKDLRMEALEMQMGSVAINPLSAAFGKIELTKPTQASTRVVLTEQDINRAFNSEYVRSQLQTQKIHVNGQLMTIIPKQVDFRLPGNSKVAISSSILLRETNETHQVAFSAVPKVSGTGQTVSLENVEYGDTKEISPDLTKALIDATSEILNLSNFDLEGMTLRVKQLEVETGKLILQAEAYVEQIPSA, encoded by the coding sequence ATGCCCGAGAATCAGGGGCTTGGACAACAGGCGCTGAATAAAGCAGCAGAAATAGGTTTATCTAGCCAATTAGATGAAGTAGAAAATTTGGATGTAGAGGTCAAAACAGACCCGCTAAAACTGGTTCAAGGGCAGGTCGATGCAGTCACAATTGAAGGCGAAGGATTGGTAATGCAAAAAGACCTCCGGATGGAGGCGTTGGAAATGCAAATGGGTAGCGTTGCCATCAATCCCCTAAGTGCGGCTTTTGGTAAGATTGAACTCACCAAACCAACTCAAGCCAGTACGCGGGTTGTTTTGACCGAACAGGATATCAATCGTGCTTTCAATTCAGAATATGTCCGTTCACAATTGCAAACCCAAAAAATTCATGTCAACGGACAATTAATGACGATTATTCCTAAACAAGTAGATTTTCGCTTACCAGGGAATAGTAAAGTTGCAATAAGCTCCTCCATTCTATTAAGAGAAACTAATGAAACTCACCAAGTCGCTTTTTCAGCAGTACCCAAAGTGAGCGGTACCGGACAAACAGTTTCTCTAGAAAATGTTGAGTATGGTGACACAAAGGAAATCTCTCCAGATTTGACAAAAGCATTGATAGATGCAACGAGCGAAATTTTGAATCTAAGTAACTTTGATTTAGAAGGAATGACCCTACGAGTTAAGCAACTCGAGGTGGAAACAGGTAAACTGATACTGCAAGCTGAAGCTTACGTAGAGCAAATTCCCTCTGCATAA
- a CDS encoding hemerythrin domain-containing protein, with the protein MVATLDDTKRSAIAVKLAGMKAIQQLLIENEQQFIREVNDEEIAQRLRDFLKDDQKNLGVLETVIGQYGIQAEPEKTISEMVSKIRELMQGSKLSIYEKVFQHELLKHQQVMTGLTIHKAAQKVGADVMLAIGPLNTVNFENRAHQEQLKGVLEILGVRELTGQEADQGIWARVQDAMAAVSGVVGSAVTQNTDKKDMNIQDVIRLDHNKVNTLFTELLASQDPQKIQEYFGQIYKDLSAHAEAEEQVVYPRVRPFYGQNDTQELYDEQAQMKRMLEEIKAINPSNMDQFKDKIRQLMDAVGDHIRQEESTMFAAIRNNLSTQQSEQMATEFKAAKTQIQQKMGVVGAK; encoded by the coding sequence ATGGTTGCAACATTAGATGATACCAAGCGTTCTGCCATTGCCGTTAAGCTGGCAGGTATGAAAGCAATTCAACAGTTGCTGATTGAAAATGAGCAACAGTTTATCAGAGAAGTCAACGACGAAGAAATCGCTCAACGTCTCCGGGACTTTCTCAAAGATGATCAAAAAAACCTGGGTGTTCTGGAAACTGTAATCGGTCAATATGGCATCCAAGCTGAGCCAGAAAAAACCATTAGCGAAATGGTTTCAAAGATTCGTGAATTGATGCAAGGCTCTAAATTGAGCATATATGAGAAAGTATTTCAGCATGAATTGCTCAAGCACCAACAAGTCATGACAGGCTTGACAATTCATAAGGCAGCACAAAAAGTTGGTGCTGATGTCATGCTAGCTATCGGACCTCTGAACACCGTTAACTTTGAGAACCGCGCTCACCAAGAGCAACTCAAGGGTGTTCTGGAAATTCTTGGTGTCCGTGAATTGACTGGACAAGAAGCTGATCAGGGTATTTGGGCACGCGTTCAAGACGCTATGGCTGCAGTAAGCGGCGTTGTCGGTAGCGCGGTTACCCAAAACACTGACAAAAAAGATATGAACATCCAGGATGTTATCCGCCTGGATCACAACAAGGTCAACACCCTGTTCACCGAACTTCTCGCAAGCCAAGATCCACAAAAGATTCAAGAGTACTTCGGTCAAATCTACAAGGATCTGAGCGCTCACGCTGAAGCTGAAGAGCAAGTCGTCTACCCCAGAGTCCGTCCTTTCTACGGTCAGAACGACACTCAAGAGCTGTATGACGAGCAAGCCCAAATGAAGCGCATGTTAGAGGAAATCAAGGCTATCAACCCCTCTAACATGGATCAATTCAAAGATAAAATCAGACAGCTCATGGACGCTGTTGGCGACCACATTCGTCAAGAAGAAAGCACAATGTTCGCTGCTATTCGCAACAACTTAAGCACTCAGCAAAGCGAGCAAATGGCTACAGAATTCAAAG